One segment of Mugil cephalus isolate CIBA_MC_2020 chromosome 14, CIBA_Mcephalus_1.1, whole genome shotgun sequence DNA contains the following:
- the anln gene encoding anillin isoform X4 — translation MDPFTEKLLERTRARRENLQKKMADRPNAANRQMVKRPREPLADTNSVISESVIDKVPQVSTKPSPSKRSRSGENIQPAASEEIHEPTLTRGPMISDPPTDKKPPVGPASLRSSSSLEKTATRPVVQSQPGQLKTAQPEPEKMVVTPASGPQRRGEAQMELSSSPLQMNKEEPEENPLLSAAGMKSRLQRLAEQRKHWDGDSTSDEVQDNTPLPLPRRQVDDPPATPTVSSETPVGRKGRLANLAATIGSWEDDLSHANIPKQKPDTAPVSKFAGRNTTVASGIKPSAAVTSSTVGSKSTPSTNPAVYSPAKPNRVGFQNPQKADIPASKPTLPSVSSPQKSSNQGTVSSTTPQKTGPPPAASVSQSPQRNQAVSRGLNLAPSPQKAELRAKPTVAGPSAPQEKAAAGAPNVKSFLERFGERCQERNNHSTPARVTAQAKTSAATPAVTPNTRLVQERLRAAQTASTSTADLTQKQKLERESELAQIRSRFQKGNNIWKNKDDGAENKTSTDNKEQSDKPVESEKVSVEPQDKVTPPSHEKAATPTKCPTPGHGLLVSPPASTSSPLRVVSHSVEKMTDEAPQEEEEEEEEEEEENKVVKEREMNVDQSINSAVINELFDGVLEQSEDQDEDDDEEDDLNISSMSILTPLAETVAAVVKSPEKRMMTSTPASSFLVKDSTPGNVSKPSKFQRTNMIRTLSSDSIETLDEDHKLPYSIDAYRSTRVKETERPDVKQVIVRKEDVSQRAEEPRGSSLFSMKQRMKILTNDMNLQQTVIHQASQALNCCTDEEHGKGSQVEAEAERLLLVATEKREALKAELDRLKGDPAKHKKASVVPEPVSMSASKGSITLQELRLPLKADFVCSIANKPESTKHSFFIMLRAGAEHTVASPLASTHRGLSGDTLTFPTKFTISDVPSNFEIDVEVYCLVQKREVCSDKKKKVAKSKAITPKRFLAITKSAQTPVVASPGGPNAVRTSNFIMVGSHKLTLSSIGKNKFPLEKVPFLCPLEGHIYIKMQCEVGSKVEEKGFLTMFEDVSGFGAWHRRWCVLSGYCISYWTYPDDEKRKNAIGRINLANCTSKKVEPANREFCARPNTFELITVRPQKDDDRETLVSQCKNTMCVTKNWLSADTKDERNLWMNKLNQILVDLRMWQPDACHRPL, via the exons ATGGATCCATTTACTGAG AAACTGTTGGAGCGGACCCGGGCTCGCAGAGAAAACCTGCAGAAGAAAATGGCAGACAGACCAAATGCAGCAAACAGGCAGATGGTCAAAAGACCCAGAGAGCCACTGGCTGACACCAACAGTGTGATCAGTGAGTCTGTCATTGATAAAG TTCCACAGGTGTCCACCAAACCTTCCCCGTCAAAGCGCAGTCGCTCAGGGGAAAATATCCAGCCTGCAGCCAGCGAGGAGATCCATGAGCCAACGTTGACACGAGGTCCAATGATCTCAGATCCTCCTACAGACAAGAAACCCCCTGTGGGCCCTGCCAGCCTCCGATCTTCCTCATCCCTAGAGAAGACCGCAACGCGGCCCGTCGTCCAGTCTCAGCCAGGTCAGCTGAAAACTGCGCAACCAGAGCCGGAGAAGATGGTTGTTACCCCTGCTTCGGGtccacagaggagaggagaagcgCAGATGGAGCTGTCAAGTTCACCCTTGCAAATGAACaaggaggaaccagaggaaaATCCACTTCTATCTGCTGCTGGCATGAAATCACGTCTGCAGAGGCTAGCAGAGCAGAGAAAGCATTGGGATGGTGATA GCACTTCTGACGAAGTTCAGGATAACACTCCTTTGCCGTTGCCGAGGAGACAAGTTGATGACCCGCCAGCCACCCCCACTGTATCCTCAGAAACTCCAGTTGGAAGGAAAGGCAGACTGGCCAACCTGGCTGCAACCATTGGATCCTGGGAAGATGACCTTAGCCACGCTAATATCCCCAAACAGAAGCCCGATACTGCCCCTGTATCCAAATTTGCTGGCAGAAATACCACTGTGGCCTCCGGTATTAAGCCAAGCGCTGCAGTGACCAGTTCAACTGTAGGAAGCAAGTCCACACCCAGCACTAATCCA GCTGTGTATTCTCCAGCAAAGCCTAATCGTGTGGGTTTCCAAAACCCTCAAAAGGCTGACATCCCCGCATCCAAACCAACACTTCCTTCAGTGTCCAGTCCTCAAAAGAGCTCCAACCAGGGAACGGTCTCCTCAACCACTCCCCAGAAGACCGGCCCCCCTCCTGCAGCATCAGTCTCTCAGAGTCCCCAGAGAAATCAAGCCGTCTCCAGAGGTCTCAACCTCGCCCCCAGCCCCCAAAAGGCAGAGCTTCGGGCCAAGCCCACTGTTGCTGGCCCATCGGCCCCACAGGAAAAAGCCGCTGCTGGAGCTCCCA ATGTAAAATCTTTCCTGGAGCGCTTTGGGGAGAGGTGCCAGGAGcgcaacaaccacagcaccccAGCCAGAGTCACCGCACAGGCCAAAACTTCAGCGGCAACTCCCGCAGTCACACCAAACACCAGACTGGTGCAAGAGAGACTCAGAGCTGCCCAGACAGCGAGCACAAGTACTGCTGATCTCACTCAGAAACAGAAGCTG GAGCGCGAGTCTGAGTTGGCTCAGATTCGCAGTCGTTTCCAGAAGGGTAACAACATATGGAAGAACAAAGATGATGGAGCTGAAAACAAGACGAGCACAGACAATAAG GAGCAGTCTGACAAACCTGTGGAGAGTGAAAAGGTGTCAGTTGAGCCACAGGACAAAGTCACACCACCGTCTCATGAGAAAGCGGCTACACCGACTAAGTGCCCTACTCCAG GTCATGGATTGCTGGTTTCACCTCCTGCCTCAACGTCCAGCCCCCTGAGAGTGGTTTCCCATTCTGTGGAGAAGATGACTGACGAAGCcccgcaggaggaggaggaggaggaggaggaggaagaagaagaaaacaaggtggttaaggagagagagatgaatgtcGACCAGTCCATCAACTCTGCCGTCATCAACGAGCTGTTTGATGGCGTCCTGGAGCAGAGTGAAGATCAGGATGAGGATGACGACGAGGAAGATGATTTGAATATCTCCTCCATGTCCATCCTCACTCCACTGGCAGAGACCGTGGCCGCTGTTGTGAAGAGCCCAGAGAAGAGAATGATG ACATCAACTCCAGCCAGCTCATTCCTTGTGAAGGACAGCACTCCAGGGAATGTTTCCAAACCGAGCAAGTTCCAGAGAACCAACATGATACGGACCCTCTCCTCAGATAGTATTGAGACTCTAGATGAGGACCACAAACTGCCCTATAG CATCGACGCATATAGGTCAACCAGGGttaaggagacagagagacccGATGTGAAGCAGGTTATTGTTCGAAAAGAGGACGTTTCTCAGAGAGCGGAGGAGCCCAGAGGATCCAGTCTCTTCAGTATGAAGCAGAGGATGAAG ATTCTGACGAATGACATGAACCTACAGCAGACGGTCATCCATCAGGCCAGCCAGGCGCTGAACTGCTGCACAGATGAAGAGCACGGCAAAGGATCCCAGGTGGAGGCCGAAGCAGAAAGGCTGCTCCTGGTGGCAA CGGAGAAGAGGGAGGCGTTGAAGGCGGAGCTCGACCGTCTGAAAGGAGACCcagcaaaacataaaaaggCCTCTGTGGTCCCAGAACCTGTCAGCATGTCGGCCTCCAAGGGCTCCATCACCCTGCAGGAGTTACGCCTGCCTCTCAAGGCAGACTTTGTTTGCTCCATTGCCAACAAGCCAG AGTCAACCAAACACTCCTTTTTCATCATGCTTCGCGCCGGAGCAGAGCACACTGTGGCTAGTCCGCTAGCCAGCACCCACCGTGGCCTCAGTGGAGACACCCTCACCTTCCCCACCAAGTTCACCAT ATCTGATGTCCCCAGTAACTTTGAAATTGATGTAGAAGTCTATTGTTTG GTGCAGAAACGTGAGGTCTGCAgtgacaaaaagaagaaagtcgCCAAGTCAAAA gctATCACTCCAAAGAGATTCCTAGCCATCACT AAAAGTGCACAGACACCAG TTGTGGCCAGTCCAGGAGGCCCCAATGCTGTTCGCACCAGCAACTTCATCATGGTCGGATCACACAAGCTCACCCTGTCCTCTATTGGGAAAAACAAATTTCCTCTGGAGAAG GTGCCATTCTTGTGCCCTCTGGAGGGCCACATATACATCAAGATGCAGTGTGAAGTGGGCTcaaaggtggaggagaagggcTTCCTG ACAATGTTTGAAGATGTCAGTGGATTTGGAGCGTGGCACAGAAGATGGTGTGTGCTATCCGGGTACTGCATCTCCTACTGGACCTACCCGGACGATGAGAAGAGAAAG aATGCCATTGGTCGCATCAACCTGGCGAACTGCACCAGTAAGAAGGTGGAACCAGCCAACAGAGAGTTCTGCGCCAGACCCAACACATTTGAGCTCATCACAGTCAGGCCACAAAAAGACGACGACCGAGAGACACTAGTGAGCCAGTGCAAGAACACCATGTGTGTCACCAA AAACTGGCTGAGTGCGGACACTAAAGATGAGAGGAATTTGTGGATGAACAAACTGAACCAGATTCTGGTGGATCTGCGCATGTGGCAGCCCGACGCCTGCCACAGGCCACTGTAA
- the anln gene encoding anillin isoform X5 encodes MADRPNAANRQMVKRPREPLADTNSVISESVIDKVPQVSTKPSPSKRSRSGENIQPAASEEIHEPTLTRGPMISDPPTDKKPPVGPASLRSSSSLEKTATRPVVQSQPGQLKTAQPEPEKMVVTPASGPQRRGEAQMELSSSPLQMNKEEPEENPLLSAAGMKSRLQRLAEQRKHWDGDSTSDEVQDNTPLPLPRRQVDDPPATPTVSSETPVGRKGRLANLAATIGSWEDDLSHANIPKQKPDTAPVSKFAGRNTTVASGIKPSAAVTSSTVGSKSTPSTNPAVYSPAKPNRVGFQNPQKADIPASKPTLPSVSSPQKSSNQGTVSSTTPQKTGPPPAASVSQSPQRNQAVSRGLNLAPSPQKAELRAKPTVAGPSAPQEKAAAGAPNVKSFLERFGERCQERNNHSTPARVTAQAKTSAATPAVTPNTRLVQERLRAAQTASTSTADLTQKQKLERESELAQIRSRFQKGNNIWKNKDDGAENKTSTDNKEQSDKPVESEKVSVEPQDKVTPPSHEKAATPTKCPTPAGHGLLVSPPASTSSPLRVVSHSVEKMTDEAPQEEEEEEEEEEEENKVVKEREMNVDQSINSAVINELFDGVLEQSEDQDEDDDEEDDLNISSMSILTPLAETVAAVVKSPEKRMMTSTPASSFLVKDSTPGNVSKPSKFQRTNMIRTLSSDSIETLDEDHKLPYSIDAYRSTRVKETERPDVKQVIVRKEDVSQRAEEPRGSSLFSMKQRMKILTNDMNLQQTVIHQASQALNCCTDEEHGKGSQVEAEAERLLLVATEKREALKAELDRLKGDPAKHKKASVVPEPVSMSASKGSITLQELRLPLKADFVCSIANKPESTKHSFFIMLRAGAEHTVASPLASTHRGLSGDTLTFPTKFTISDVPSNFEIDVEVYCLVQKREVCSDKKKKVAKSKAITPKRFLAITKSAQTPVVASPGGPNAVRTSNFIMVGSHKLTLSSIGKNKFPLEKIKYEGSERELLSGMFHNKVPFLCPLEGHIYIKMQCEVGSKVEEKGFLTMFEDVSGFGAWHRRWCVLSGYCISYWTYPDDEKRKNAIGRINLANCTSKKVEPANREFCARPNTFELITVRPQKDDDRETLVSQCKNTMCVTKNWLSADTKDERNLWMNKLNQILVDLRMWQPDACHRPL; translated from the exons ATGGCAGACAGACCAAATGCAGCAAACAGGCAGATGGTCAAAAGACCCAGAGAGCCACTGGCTGACACCAACAGTGTGATCAGTGAGTCTGTCATTGATAAAG TTCCACAGGTGTCCACCAAACCTTCCCCGTCAAAGCGCAGTCGCTCAGGGGAAAATATCCAGCCTGCAGCCAGCGAGGAGATCCATGAGCCAACGTTGACACGAGGTCCAATGATCTCAGATCCTCCTACAGACAAGAAACCCCCTGTGGGCCCTGCCAGCCTCCGATCTTCCTCATCCCTAGAGAAGACCGCAACGCGGCCCGTCGTCCAGTCTCAGCCAGGTCAGCTGAAAACTGCGCAACCAGAGCCGGAGAAGATGGTTGTTACCCCTGCTTCGGGtccacagaggagaggagaagcgCAGATGGAGCTGTCAAGTTCACCCTTGCAAATGAACaaggaggaaccagaggaaaATCCACTTCTATCTGCTGCTGGCATGAAATCACGTCTGCAGAGGCTAGCAGAGCAGAGAAAGCATTGGGATGGTGATA GCACTTCTGACGAAGTTCAGGATAACACTCCTTTGCCGTTGCCGAGGAGACAAGTTGATGACCCGCCAGCCACCCCCACTGTATCCTCAGAAACTCCAGTTGGAAGGAAAGGCAGACTGGCCAACCTGGCTGCAACCATTGGATCCTGGGAAGATGACCTTAGCCACGCTAATATCCCCAAACAGAAGCCCGATACTGCCCCTGTATCCAAATTTGCTGGCAGAAATACCACTGTGGCCTCCGGTATTAAGCCAAGCGCTGCAGTGACCAGTTCAACTGTAGGAAGCAAGTCCACACCCAGCACTAATCCA GCTGTGTATTCTCCAGCAAAGCCTAATCGTGTGGGTTTCCAAAACCCTCAAAAGGCTGACATCCCCGCATCCAAACCAACACTTCCTTCAGTGTCCAGTCCTCAAAAGAGCTCCAACCAGGGAACGGTCTCCTCAACCACTCCCCAGAAGACCGGCCCCCCTCCTGCAGCATCAGTCTCTCAGAGTCCCCAGAGAAATCAAGCCGTCTCCAGAGGTCTCAACCTCGCCCCCAGCCCCCAAAAGGCAGAGCTTCGGGCCAAGCCCACTGTTGCTGGCCCATCGGCCCCACAGGAAAAAGCCGCTGCTGGAGCTCCCA ATGTAAAATCTTTCCTGGAGCGCTTTGGGGAGAGGTGCCAGGAGcgcaacaaccacagcaccccAGCCAGAGTCACCGCACAGGCCAAAACTTCAGCGGCAACTCCCGCAGTCACACCAAACACCAGACTGGTGCAAGAGAGACTCAGAGCTGCCCAGACAGCGAGCACAAGTACTGCTGATCTCACTCAGAAACAGAAGCTG GAGCGCGAGTCTGAGTTGGCTCAGATTCGCAGTCGTTTCCAGAAGGGTAACAACATATGGAAGAACAAAGATGATGGAGCTGAAAACAAGACGAGCACAGACAATAAG GAGCAGTCTGACAAACCTGTGGAGAGTGAAAAGGTGTCAGTTGAGCCACAGGACAAAGTCACACCACCGTCTCATGAGAAAGCGGCTACACCGACTAAGTGCCCTACTCCAG CAGGTCATGGATTGCTGGTTTCACCTCCTGCCTCAACGTCCAGCCCCCTGAGAGTGGTTTCCCATTCTGTGGAGAAGATGACTGACGAAGCcccgcaggaggaggaggaggaggaggaggaggaagaagaagaaaacaaggtggttaaggagagagagatgaatgtcGACCAGTCCATCAACTCTGCCGTCATCAACGAGCTGTTTGATGGCGTCCTGGAGCAGAGTGAAGATCAGGATGAGGATGACGACGAGGAAGATGATTTGAATATCTCCTCCATGTCCATCCTCACTCCACTGGCAGAGACCGTGGCCGCTGTTGTGAAGAGCCCAGAGAAGAGAATGATG ACATCAACTCCAGCCAGCTCATTCCTTGTGAAGGACAGCACTCCAGGGAATGTTTCCAAACCGAGCAAGTTCCAGAGAACCAACATGATACGGACCCTCTCCTCAGATAGTATTGAGACTCTAGATGAGGACCACAAACTGCCCTATAG CATCGACGCATATAGGTCAACCAGGGttaaggagacagagagacccGATGTGAAGCAGGTTATTGTTCGAAAAGAGGACGTTTCTCAGAGAGCGGAGGAGCCCAGAGGATCCAGTCTCTTCAGTATGAAGCAGAGGATGAAG ATTCTGACGAATGACATGAACCTACAGCAGACGGTCATCCATCAGGCCAGCCAGGCGCTGAACTGCTGCACAGATGAAGAGCACGGCAAAGGATCCCAGGTGGAGGCCGAAGCAGAAAGGCTGCTCCTGGTGGCAA CGGAGAAGAGGGAGGCGTTGAAGGCGGAGCTCGACCGTCTGAAAGGAGACCcagcaaaacataaaaaggCCTCTGTGGTCCCAGAACCTGTCAGCATGTCGGCCTCCAAGGGCTCCATCACCCTGCAGGAGTTACGCCTGCCTCTCAAGGCAGACTTTGTTTGCTCCATTGCCAACAAGCCAG AGTCAACCAAACACTCCTTTTTCATCATGCTTCGCGCCGGAGCAGAGCACACTGTGGCTAGTCCGCTAGCCAGCACCCACCGTGGCCTCAGTGGAGACACCCTCACCTTCCCCACCAAGTTCACCAT ATCTGATGTCCCCAGTAACTTTGAAATTGATGTAGAAGTCTATTGTTTG GTGCAGAAACGTGAGGTCTGCAgtgacaaaaagaagaaagtcgCCAAGTCAAAA gctATCACTCCAAAGAGATTCCTAGCCATCACT AAAAGTGCACAGACACCAG TTGTGGCCAGTCCAGGAGGCCCCAATGCTGTTCGCACCAGCAACTTCATCATGGTCGGATCACACAAGCTCACCCTGTCCTCTATTGGGAAAAACAAATTTCCTCTGGAGAAG ATCAAATAtgaaggaagtgaaagagaaCTACTCAGTGGCATGTTTCATAACAAG GTGCCATTCTTGTGCCCTCTGGAGGGCCACATATACATCAAGATGCAGTGTGAAGTGGGCTcaaaggtggaggagaagggcTTCCTG ACAATGTTTGAAGATGTCAGTGGATTTGGAGCGTGGCACAGAAGATGGTGTGTGCTATCCGGGTACTGCATCTCCTACTGGACCTACCCGGACGATGAGAAGAGAAAG aATGCCATTGGTCGCATCAACCTGGCGAACTGCACCAGTAAGAAGGTGGAACCAGCCAACAGAGAGTTCTGCGCCAGACCCAACACATTTGAGCTCATCACAGTCAGGCCACAAAAAGACGACGACCGAGAGACACTAGTGAGCCAGTGCAAGAACACCATGTGTGTCACCAA AAACTGGCTGAGTGCGGACACTAAAGATGAGAGGAATTTGTGGATGAACAAACTGAACCAGATTCTGGTGGATCTGCGCATGTGGCAGCCCGACGCCTGCCACAGGCCACTGTAA